One Gimesia aquarii DNA segment encodes these proteins:
- a CDS encoding HTTM domain-containing protein — MTEQAQINSIESDAQLPRNRDWRSHLFERVDIASLVLFRIAFGAVMLWHIWEYFKIGVIKADYIDPPFHFTWYWFDWVKPLPGSGMYLLYYTMGILAACIMVGLHYRISCLLFSLLFTYCFLIDKAYYLNHYYLTCLVSLLMAFVPAHHALSIDAWMRPNLKSQTAPRWALWLMRFQIGVPYFYGGLAKLQPDWLRCQPMKIALAQRADRFPYLGQFFTEDWMVWFFNYGGLVFDLSIVPLLLWRKTRIPAFLAALFFHCMNSVMFDIGYFPWFMIFATTQFFEPNWPRRVINFFWCGLGGRTIAKSSVEQQRFCSTLTPLQRWGSALLMAYVLAQLVIPFRHYFYQGDASWTEEGHCFAWHMMLRGKYCGVRFYATDPETRETMVIDLRPFLTTRQMGKLGKDPHMVHDLALFLRDELARDGHPNMEIRCLDLVSMNGRKPQLLVDPQMDLSKFDRTWRRAPWLVELHESLRDRAWLMPIAEWEQHLDMKQLLEGTPMSQTRRKARQSMPSGIVDDNQLSVAQGQN, encoded by the coding sequence ATGACTGAACAAGCACAAATAAATTCCATTGAATCGGACGCACAACTCCCTCGAAATAGGGATTGGCGTTCGCATCTCTTTGAAAGGGTCGACATCGCATCACTGGTTTTGTTCCGCATTGCGTTTGGCGCAGTAATGCTGTGGCACATCTGGGAATACTTTAAGATTGGAGTGATCAAGGCAGATTATATTGACCCACCGTTCCATTTTACCTGGTATTGGTTTGATTGGGTCAAGCCATTACCCGGGTCAGGCATGTACTTGCTCTATTATACGATGGGTATCTTGGCAGCATGCATTATGGTTGGATTGCATTACCGAATCAGTTGCCTCCTGTTTTCGTTGCTATTCACCTATTGCTTCCTGATTGATAAGGCTTATTACCTCAACCACTACTACCTCACATGTCTGGTCAGCCTGTTAATGGCATTTGTTCCAGCCCATCATGCACTATCTATTGACGCATGGATGCGACCAAACTTGAAGTCACAAACTGCACCTCGGTGGGCGCTTTGGTTAATGCGATTCCAAATTGGGGTTCCGTACTTTTATGGTGGTCTGGCAAAACTGCAGCCAGACTGGTTACGGTGCCAGCCTATGAAGATTGCACTCGCGCAGCGTGCTGATCGGTTTCCTTACCTTGGTCAATTCTTCACCGAAGACTGGATGGTCTGGTTTTTCAACTATGGTGGATTGGTCTTCGATTTATCGATCGTGCCCCTCCTCTTATGGCGGAAGACACGAATACCAGCATTTCTGGCTGCTCTATTCTTTCACTGTATGAACTCTGTCATGTTCGATATCGGGTACTTCCCGTGGTTTATGATTTTTGCAACCACTCAATTCTTTGAACCAAACTGGCCTCGTCGTGTGATCAACTTTTTCTGGTGCGGTCTGGGAGGGCGTACTATCGCAAAGAGTTCTGTAGAGCAACAGAGATTCTGTAGCACATTAACACCGCTACAGCGTTGGGGCTCTGCCTTACTGATGGCTTACGTTCTTGCGCAACTAGTTATTCCATTTCGCCACTACTTCTACCAAGGCGACGCAAGTTGGACAGAAGAAGGACACTGCTTCGCCTGGCATATGATGTTGCGTGGCAAGTATTGTGGAGTTCGCTTCTACGCAACTGATCCAGAAACCCGGGAAACGATGGTCATTGATCTACGGCCGTTTCTGACAACCCGTCAGATGGGTAAGTTGGGAAAAGATCCTCATATGGTTCATGACCTGGCGCTCTTCCTCAGGGATGAGTTAGCGCGGGACGGCCATCCCAATATGGAGATCCGTTGCTTGGATTTGGTTTCAATGAATGGGCGTAAACCACAGTTGCTCGTTGATCCCCAAATGGATCTATCTAAATTCGATCGAACCTGGCGCCGTGCGCCGTGGTTGGTAGAACTTCACGAATCTCTACGAGATCGGGCATGGCTCATGCCTATTGCTGAATGGGAACAGCATCTGGATATGAAGCAGCTTCTTGAGGGAACACCCATGTCACAGACAAGGAGGAAGGCGCGCCAAAGTATGCCATCTGGAATTGTTGACGACAATCAGCTCAGTGTGGCACAAGGACAAAATTAA
- a CDS encoding DUF1559 domain-containing protein gives MQKLQKRQAFTLIELLVVIAIIAILIALLLPAVQQAREAARRSQCKNNLKQMGLAMHNYHDVFGMFPLGTGWDDHDYGWGTRMLPYLDQASLYNQIDFAIDDCSKLLCSNDKWPISNAGVPRPNIEGTILAAFICPSSTLPNRSTGQGSGVDTSVGSGKSDYKACVGNDDWTDGIFNKPSDAVSSSGGPSGVTAATRIRDVIDGTSNTIAIGESSYYNAIDVDPTLERPWGAATGGQNDRDFPIWAGAGGQDEQVFAKTDRRSPLNSRADDDGFFSFHVGGAHFLFADGSVHFLSENIDSRFGCSSNDSTCPSPVPARSQWGTYQRLGSRNDGQTVGEF, from the coding sequence ATGCAGAAATTGCAAAAAAGGCAGGCATTTACGCTCATTGAGCTGCTGGTGGTGATCGCGATTATCGCAATTTTGATTGCTTTATTACTACCCGCTGTTCAACAAGCACGAGAAGCGGCCCGACGTTCCCAGTGTAAAAATAATCTGAAGCAAATGGGTCTGGCGATGCATAACTATCACGATGTATTTGGGATGTTTCCACTCGGTACAGGATGGGATGATCACGACTACGGCTGGGGGACACGTATGCTGCCTTATTTAGATCAAGCTTCGTTGTACAATCAAATTGATTTTGCAATTGATGATTGCAGTAAACTTCTCTGCAGTAATGATAAATGGCCGATTTCAAATGCGGGCGTACCCCGCCCCAATATCGAAGGCACAATTCTAGCAGCCTTTATTTGCCCTTCATCCACTTTGCCAAATCGTTCTACAGGACAAGGGTCAGGTGTCGATACATCAGTGGGCTCAGGCAAGAGCGACTACAAAGCTTGTGTCGGTAATGACGACTGGACCGATGGCATCTTTAACAAACCCAGTGATGCAGTCTCTTCATCTGGTGGCCCCTCCGGCGTCACAGCAGCAACTCGCATACGCGACGTAATTGACGGAACGAGTAATACAATCGCAATTGGAGAGTCCTCGTATTACAACGCAATCGACGTAGACCCCACACTCGAAAGACCATGGGGAGCTGCGACAGGCGGGCAGAACGACCGAGATTTCCCAATCTGGGCAGGAGCCGGCGGGCAGGACGAGCAAGTCTTTGCAAAAACGGACCGGCGTTCTCCACTTAATAGCCGTGCAGATGATGACGGCTTTTTTAGCTTCCACGTAGGTGGTGCCCATTTCCTGTTTGCTGATGGATCTGTGCACTTTCTTAGTGAGAATATCGACTCACGATTTGGTTGCTCTTCTAATGACTCTACCTGCCCCTCTCCGGTACCTGCCCGGTCGCAATGGGGAACGTACCAACGATTGGGTAGTCGCAACGATGGGCAGACTGTAGGTGAATTCTAA
- a CDS encoding HAD family hydrolase yields MNRLGILIFVLIAILTSVVRANDPLPSWNTGPTKTALINFVKRATTKGNPEYVSPPQRIATFDNDGTLWSEKPVYFQLQFAIDRIKALAAKHPEWKTEQPFKTILEEEQKALTSLSAKDMMILLMTTHAGTTTKEFKKTVRAWLKTARHPRFNRPYTELVFQPMLELLAYLRANGFKTYIVSGGGIEFLRVFAEDVYGIPPEQVIGSSIKTKFEIRKGKPVIVRLSEIDFIDDKAGKPVAINKFIGRRPIAAFGNSDGDLQMLQWTTAGDGIRFGLLVHHTDSKREWAYDRQSHVGRLDVALKEAKQRGWTVVDMKRDWKAIYPFQK; encoded by the coding sequence ATGAACCGATTGGGCATCTTAATATTTGTCTTGATTGCCATTTTGACTTCAGTCGTTCGTGCTAATGACCCCCTGCCGTCCTGGAACACAGGGCCGACGAAGACTGCGCTTATCAATTTTGTAAAGCGTGCTACCACCAAAGGTAATCCAGAGTATGTTTCCCCACCTCAGAGGATTGCAACCTTTGACAATGATGGTACTCTCTGGTCGGAAAAGCCGGTTTACTTTCAGCTTCAATTTGCCATTGACCGTATCAAGGCACTCGCAGCAAAACATCCAGAATGGAAAACAGAGCAACCATTCAAAACAATACTCGAAGAGGAGCAGAAAGCACTTACTTCGCTCAGTGCGAAAGATATGATGATCCTGCTTATGACCACTCATGCTGGTACAACGACAAAGGAATTCAAGAAAACAGTAAGAGCCTGGCTTAAAACGGCGCGGCATCCACGCTTCAATCGGCCTTACACAGAGTTGGTTTTTCAGCCAATGCTTGAACTGTTGGCCTACCTGCGTGCAAACGGTTTCAAAACATACATCGTTTCGGGAGGCGGAATCGAATTTCTGCGCGTCTTCGCGGAAGATGTTTACGGAATCCCGCCCGAACAAGTTATAGGGAGTAGTATTAAAACAAAATTTGAAATCCGCAAAGGTAAGCCTGTGATCGTTCGTTTGTCCGAAATCGATTTTATCGACGACAAAGCAGGCAAACCAGTTGCGATTAATAAGTTCATTGGCCGTCGGCCCATTGCCGCTTTCGGCAACTCAGACGGTGATCTGCAAATGTTGCAGTGGACTACTGCTGGCGATGGAATTCGTTTTGGTTTACTCGTGCATCACACAGATTCCAAACGTGAATGGGCTTACGACCGGCAATCGCATGTCGGGCGTCTGGATGTCGCCTTGAAAGAAGCCAAACAGCGAGGTTGGACCGTGGTGGATATGAAACGAGACTGGAAAGCAATTTATCCATTTCAAAAATAG
- a CDS encoding GntR family transcriptional regulator, which translates to MSRPKHQFVRDYIQNSIDSGHFVPGDQLPTDDELSERLSVSRPTIARAMRDLEQLGLIRRRVGAGTFVEAKSSESEQRLGLLIPELGNTEIFEPVCAEIARTVQPFGYSLLWGDAGVVNDSNTKEGRLAVSAERAERACKSFIDEGVTGVFFVPMVSTQQDKDADRRILDRLDEAGIAVVLLDRDVAQFPERSSYDLVTVNHLSGQLKLCELLLKSGRKRIAYLQWPGTSDSMEQRLAGYQLALVRAGQVFNPEWVHQGDARDHEFIGQILSDHNPDAFTCENDVVAAHLMQTLNTLGVSIPDEIAVVGFDDVKYAQLLAVPLTTIRQPCAQLGEVAVRLMNSRIAAPHMPARTVQLESELIVRKSCGVAAKDEPAISREIQ; encoded by the coding sequence ATGTCACGACCAAAACACCAATTCGTTCGGGATTACATCCAAAACTCCATTGATAGTGGACATTTTGTTCCTGGAGATCAGTTGCCAACCGATGATGAGTTAAGCGAGCGTTTATCCGTGTCGCGTCCCACGATTGCACGAGCGATGCGTGATTTGGAACAGCTCGGATTGATCCGTCGCCGAGTTGGTGCGGGAACATTTGTAGAAGCCAAGTCATCCGAATCCGAGCAGCGACTTGGTCTTCTCATTCCAGAATTGGGTAACACTGAGATCTTCGAACCGGTTTGTGCAGAAATCGCACGTACGGTACAGCCATTTGGATATTCGCTTCTATGGGGTGACGCTGGTGTGGTCAATGATTCTAATACAAAAGAGGGTCGGCTTGCTGTCTCTGCAGAGCGGGCCGAACGTGCTTGTAAGAGCTTCATTGATGAAGGAGTAACCGGAGTGTTCTTTGTTCCTATGGTCTCAACTCAGCAAGATAAAGACGCGGATCGAAGAATTCTTGATCGACTTGATGAAGCTGGTATTGCTGTCGTGTTACTTGATCGCGATGTGGCACAATTCCCCGAACGCAGTTCGTATGACCTGGTAACAGTAAATCACCTCAGCGGACAACTCAAGCTCTGCGAGCTTTTGCTCAAGTCGGGACGCAAGCGTATTGCTTATTTGCAATGGCCGGGTACCTCTGATTCCATGGAGCAACGGCTTGCCGGATACCAGCTTGCTCTCGTGCGAGCCGGTCAAGTGTTTAATCCCGAATGGGTTCACCAGGGTGATGCCCGTGATCATGAATTCATTGGCCAGATTCTTTCAGATCACAATCCCGATGCGTTTACTTGTGAAAACGATGTTGTTGCTGCCCACCTGATGCAAACCCTCAACACACTCGGTGTGAGTATTCCCGATGAAATTGCCGTGGTCGGGTTCGATGATGTAAAGTACGCACAGCTACTTGCTGTCCCGCTGACAACGATTCGTCAGCCCTGCGCACAACTTGGCGAAGTAGCCGTGCGATTAATGAATTCTCGTATTGCTGCACCACACATGCCCGCACGAACGGTACAACTGGAATCCGAACTCATTGTACGAAAATCGTGCGGTGTAGCTGCGAAAGATGAGCCTGCTATCTCTCGTGAAATTCAATAG
- a CDS encoding arylsulfatase, translating into MRIKLFSLSLVGVGVLLGYLAASADFNVTKAAKVQSKIPFSSRQSDSKQQSSLSDSDSTNLVHDGNTQSKLLIATNQQAVAAASTVIQQRTGKKPNILVIWGDDIGQSNISAYTKGLVGYRTPNIDRIAHEGLIFTDYYGEQSCTAGRSSFIMGQSVFRTGLSKVGLPGADLGMRIEDPTIAGLLKNHGYATGQFGKNHLGDKNEMLPTNHGFDEFLGNLYHLNAEEEPENEDYPKNPEFRKKYGPRGVIKSFAHGKIEDTGSLTKKRMETIDDETVAATLDFIERQHKANKPFFCWWNGTRMHFRTHVKKENRGISGQDEYADGMVEHDRHVGQLLKKLDDLGITDNTIVFYSTDNGPHMNTWPDAAMTPFRGEKNTNWEGGWRVPAMVRWPGKIKAGSVSNGIMHHMDWLPTFLAAAGETDVKEKLLKGHQAIDRNYKVHLDGYNFLPHLTGQEKKSPRNEIFYFSDDGDLTALRFQDWKLVFMEQRATGTLKLWANPFTPLRLPLMFNLRRDPYERSQLTSNTYYDWVIDHAYMIVPAQAYVGNFLETFKEYPPRQKAASFSLDQVMEKLRQGLGSN; encoded by the coding sequence ATGAGAATCAAGCTCTTTTCTTTATCATTAGTGGGAGTCGGCGTGCTCCTCGGATATCTGGCTGCTAGTGCCGACTTCAATGTAACTAAGGCTGCAAAAGTACAATCCAAGATTCCTTTCAGTTCGAGGCAATCTGACTCTAAACAGCAATCATCTCTATCGGATTCTGATTCGACGAACTTAGTTCATGATGGGAACACGCAGTCTAAACTGTTAATCGCTACCAACCAGCAGGCGGTAGCCGCTGCTTCAACAGTTATCCAACAGCGAACTGGCAAAAAACCAAATATTCTGGTGATCTGGGGTGATGATATTGGCCAATCAAATATCAGCGCTTATACGAAGGGGCTGGTGGGATACCGTACTCCGAATATTGATCGCATCGCACATGAAGGTTTAATTTTCACAGACTACTATGGCGAACAAAGTTGTACGGCGGGAAGGTCTTCTTTCATCATGGGCCAAAGTGTTTTTCGCACGGGGCTCAGCAAGGTTGGTTTACCGGGAGCCGATTTAGGAATGCGTATTGAAGATCCCACTATCGCTGGTCTGTTAAAGAATCATGGTTATGCAACAGGTCAGTTCGGTAAGAATCACCTGGGTGACAAAAACGAAATGTTACCTACAAATCATGGTTTTGATGAGTTCCTGGGCAATCTCTATCACTTGAATGCGGAAGAAGAACCAGAAAACGAGGACTACCCTAAGAATCCTGAGTTCCGGAAAAAATATGGTCCACGTGGCGTCATTAAATCATTCGCTCATGGCAAGATCGAAGATACGGGCTCTCTGACCAAGAAACGGATGGAAACGATCGATGACGAAACCGTTGCTGCCACGTTAGACTTCATCGAACGACAGCATAAAGCTAATAAGCCGTTTTTCTGTTGGTGGAACGGAACACGCATGCATTTTCGTACGCATGTTAAGAAAGAAAATCGTGGCATTTCCGGGCAGGATGAATACGCTGATGGCATGGTTGAACATGACAGGCACGTGGGTCAATTGCTAAAGAAACTCGATGACCTGGGAATTACCGACAATACAATTGTTTTCTACAGTACCGATAACGGACCTCACATGAATACTTGGCCTGATGCAGCCATGACTCCCTTCCGTGGCGAGAAGAATACTAACTGGGAAGGAGGTTGGCGTGTGCCAGCAATGGTCCGCTGGCCTGGCAAGATCAAGGCTGGCTCAGTTTCTAACGGAATCATGCACCACATGGATTGGCTGCCAACATTTCTTGCCGCTGCCGGTGAAACGGACGTTAAAGAAAAGCTTCTAAAAGGTCATCAAGCCATCGATCGTAATTACAAGGTTCACTTGGATGGTTATAACTTCCTGCCACATTTGACGGGACAGGAAAAGAAGTCTCCACGCAATGAGATTTTCTACTTTTCAGACGATGGGGATTTAACAGCCCTGCGTTTTCAAGACTGGAAGTTGGTCTTCATGGAACAACGTGCAACAGGAACTTTGAAATTATGGGCCAACCCCTTCACTCCCCTACGCCTGCCATTAATGTTCAACTTACGTCGTGATCCCTACGAGCGCTCACAGCTCACCTCAAATACTTACTACGATTGGGTAATCGATCACGCATACATGATCGTTCCAGCGCAGGCTTATGTCGGAAACTTTCTTGAAACATTTAAGGAATATCCGCCTCGTCAGAAGGCTGCCAGTTTCAGTCTCGATCAAGTGATGGAAAAATTGAGGCAGGGGTTAGGCAGTAACTAG
- a CDS encoding M56 family metallopeptidase has product MIEHVLAVRLVQTLVHSLWIGALATVIAWSVCRFFVQTSNIRYAVWLTALLVLVTSLPATFCLLPGRADSGSNTVSLTEQRSHTINAVLPTPEVEDRLPVPEYRSESILAPTNAIERPPAELSVGMKITWAEWLIAGWLSGMIVMCGRLIVLLNRGRTLRRLSSTIDDPRVLQIYHQTTERLQLSMIPAIAWSSEIMVPAVVGFARPMILLPLTMTTGLTSAQLTAILLHELMHLKRRDPLVNLIQLITELVCFYNPAIWVISRNIRAEREYCCDDAVLQLNEVDAVDYANALVLAAEHVQHTKSVPPTILGAALKRVSGLKKRIDRIFGRSTTPQPLLAGNPLIAVSVVVIAIAGLVATGDTAPTESEKSKPAASESERSRLLRLLNDSDPFIRRTALNALREQAESTLVPNLIKMLKDSDGPTRTTAAYMLGDLQDDSAVQPLIDALRNTKDRFEISAIIHSLAMIKDERAIEPVAKALREHPELSAHSIREVARFDNVRIRDALFSQLPPEGVSGFNLVYVLANMNERRLIPRLLKLLENPNEKHTRTIQVLGQLKATEAVEPLLKLITTTTNRDRFSDVPNLVSAISALSAIGEERAVEPLRNLLQHEQNEKILTSLCRALAEFGEQRALPQIEKLRTYEDRRLREAAEKALYDIKLGANHARHKSGASKGLAVARESLGKTNEKLVLAAIRYVALHAEDQRAILLRPLAQHKNDVICKATVTALLNDESDAATETLAESLTTNYADHTAAVLALAERGDKRAFPMLVEMTQDSNKYTQRAAAEHLHYFGRKANPALCRLLKSSDPGTRRAAISSLYKVADESALDALLAYLAIEEKDRAVDRAIIALGRINHPRSIAYLKSILDDPLQRHTRSATRSLIRLGWKPDTKEERIRYLIASGKSQDEFVPRTKMIDGHTSGKFHLNVPIQTQLTAGTPEYPHIVSIGSVEIRKDANKLTATLRGGINSWPAATFRLGLRLFDKDDVLIAKAHSDVSSPGFIISRISRSSLQPVRLDFGSQDTKRIDHFELSFNEVPRKLPANTIITPPVELGFASDQTLSLNLSAKRGDHTIINCDSLIFTKQEPDSDDHPLFSGKVSFKNAGGLNADWRMWIIAFDSENKVIGRGSHKLTTKLSEDTKSKQETFNVPLRIWDDVSAIKKLRAGILLTEVRTGVKGNRVTESVTHSIPKSAKPLILDDGTAESRRSIAASGHAVRFDRPTSRRYLEAVQIFAARYGTPKPPKADFYVYVLDEKQKLIAELTFPYSTIERGDLKWYTLRTPSIELPDDFHIALAFNPHRTKGVYLGLDDSPSKTSSFTGLPNDGFIALDKNQNWMVRPFIAPKATADLGERRLADRPAASTADPFAGCIEVHSVAGASAGKQSYGGSGPAIDINMEELVPQDVALDSLRLKGIRLYASRYGSGYDPKKTMLDILVADKDAKTQWSHSFPFSDFGYRKKWIDLVIPDPPLISELLDQGKLTLGLNPHATQFKGIYFHYIKTTGNNGSARGIVPGKRYFDVSGRKWMIRVFLSKQP; this is encoded by the coding sequence ATGATTGAACACGTACTCGCAGTTCGTTTAGTACAGACTCTCGTACATTCACTCTGGATCGGTGCGCTCGCTACAGTGATTGCATGGAGCGTGTGTCGATTCTTCGTGCAAACTTCTAATATCCGCTATGCTGTCTGGTTGACTGCATTGCTGGTCCTTGTCACATCGTTACCTGCCACGTTCTGTCTGCTACCTGGCAGAGCTGATTCAGGATCCAACACGGTATCTCTTACGGAACAACGTAGTCACACGATTAATGCAGTACTACCAACACCAGAAGTGGAAGACAGATTACCTGTTCCAGAATATCGGTCTGAGAGCATTCTCGCACCGACAAATGCCATCGAACGGCCTCCAGCAGAACTCTCAGTCGGAATGAAAATCACTTGGGCCGAATGGCTGATTGCCGGCTGGCTATCGGGCATGATTGTCATGTGCGGTCGACTCATCGTTTTACTGAATCGAGGACGAACATTGAGACGGCTTTCATCGACGATTGATGACCCCCGTGTGTTACAAATATACCACCAGACCACCGAACGACTGCAATTGAGCATGATACCAGCAATTGCCTGGTCCTCTGAGATTATGGTTCCTGCGGTCGTTGGCTTTGCACGACCGATGATTCTGCTACCATTGACAATGACAACGGGACTTACTTCTGCACAACTCACAGCGATATTGCTACATGAATTAATGCACCTGAAACGGCGTGATCCATTAGTGAATTTAATTCAACTCATCACTGAATTGGTTTGTTTTTACAATCCTGCGATCTGGGTGATTTCGCGGAATATCAGAGCCGAACGTGAATACTGTTGCGACGATGCTGTTTTGCAGTTGAATGAAGTAGACGCTGTTGACTATGCCAATGCGCTGGTTTTAGCTGCAGAACACGTTCAACATACAAAGTCAGTCCCACCGACGATTCTCGGCGCTGCATTAAAACGCGTTTCGGGGCTTAAAAAACGCATCGATCGTATTTTTGGTCGCTCCACAACACCTCAGCCACTGTTAGCTGGAAACCCCTTGATTGCCGTCTCTGTTGTGGTCATTGCGATTGCTGGTCTCGTGGCCACTGGAGATACTGCTCCGACGGAATCCGAAAAATCAAAGCCGGCGGCCAGTGAAAGCGAACGTAGTCGACTATTGCGATTGCTGAATGATTCTGACCCGTTCATTCGTCGAACAGCATTAAACGCATTGCGCGAGCAAGCAGAATCAACGCTGGTTCCAAACTTGATCAAAATGCTGAAAGACTCAGATGGGCCTACGCGAACGACAGCAGCATATATGTTAGGTGATCTGCAAGATGACAGTGCCGTACAACCATTGATTGACGCATTAAGGAACACGAAGGACCGTTTTGAAATCAGTGCTATTATTCATAGTCTCGCAATGATCAAAGATGAACGCGCAATTGAACCTGTGGCCAAAGCGCTACGTGAGCATCCGGAGCTTAGCGCTCATTCCATCCGCGAAGTTGCCAGATTTGATAATGTACGCATTCGTGACGCATTGTTTTCCCAGCTTCCACCAGAGGGGGTCTCCGGATTCAATCTCGTTTATGTACTAGCCAACATGAATGAACGCCGTCTGATACCTCGATTATTGAAGCTACTCGAGAATCCAAATGAAAAGCATACACGAACAATTCAGGTACTGGGACAGCTGAAGGCAACCGAAGCTGTGGAACCTTTACTCAAACTTATCACAACTACAACAAATCGTGACCGGTTTTCGGATGTTCCTAACTTGGTATCAGCAATTTCCGCCTTGTCAGCCATTGGTGAAGAACGTGCCGTCGAACCGTTACGAAACCTGTTACAACATGAACAGAATGAAAAGATTCTCACAAGCTTGTGCCGCGCGCTGGCAGAGTTTGGCGAACAACGGGCACTGCCACAGATTGAGAAGCTGAGAACATATGAAGATCGGCGACTACGTGAAGCTGCCGAAAAGGCATTGTACGATATCAAGTTGGGTGCTAATCACGCACGGCACAAATCAGGTGCGTCGAAAGGATTGGCAGTGGCCCGTGAATCGCTGGGAAAAACGAATGAAAAACTCGTTTTAGCGGCAATACGCTATGTGGCACTACACGCGGAAGATCAAAGAGCGATTCTTCTGAGACCACTGGCTCAACACAAAAACGATGTGATTTGTAAAGCCACAGTGACCGCCCTTTTGAATGATGAATCTGATGCGGCAACTGAAACCCTGGCGGAGTCACTCACTACGAATTATGCAGATCATACAGCTGCCGTACTTGCACTCGCAGAACGAGGTGACAAACGAGCTTTTCCTATGTTAGTGGAAATGACACAGGACAGTAACAAATACACACAACGTGCTGCTGCCGAACATCTTCATTATTTCGGACGCAAGGCAAATCCAGCGCTGTGCCGGCTGTTGAAGTCTTCTGATCCGGGTACGCGACGTGCTGCCATTTCTTCGCTTTATAAAGTTGCCGATGAATCTGCTCTCGATGCTCTGTTGGCTTATTTAGCTATTGAAGAGAAAGATCGCGCTGTTGACCGCGCGATCATTGCACTGGGACGCATCAATCATCCACGTTCCATCGCCTACCTTAAATCGATTCTTGACGACCCTTTACAACGTCATACACGGTCTGCTACGCGGTCACTGATTCGACTTGGCTGGAAGCCTGACACGAAAGAAGAGCGCATTCGTTATCTCATCGCTTCCGGAAAATCGCAGGATGAATTCGTCCCACGCACGAAAATGATAGATGGTCACACAAGCGGTAAGTTTCATTTGAACGTGCCGATTCAGACACAACTCACTGCCGGCACACCAGAATATCCGCATATTGTCAGTATTGGATCGGTTGAAATTCGCAAAGATGCAAATAAACTAACTGCCACATTACGTGGAGGAATCAACAGTTGGCCTGCCGCGACTTTCAGACTCGGCTTGCGTTTGTTTGACAAAGATGATGTTCTCATTGCAAAGGCTCACTCGGACGTCAGCTCTCCGGGGTTTATCATCAGTCGAATAAGTCGGTCTTCATTGCAGCCTGTTCGGCTCGACTTTGGTTCCCAGGATACGAAACGAATTGATCATTTCGAATTGAGTTTTAACGAAGTACCTCGTAAACTTCCTGCCAATACGATAATTACACCACCTGTCGAATTAGGATTTGCCAGCGATCAAACACTTTCACTAAATCTCAGCGCCAAGCGGGGGGATCATACAATAATAAACTGTGACAGTCTGATTTTCACAAAACAGGAGCCTGATTCCGATGATCACCCTCTTTTCTCTGGTAAAGTATCCTTCAAGAATGCCGGCGGACTGAATGCCGACTGGCGGATGTGGATCATTGCGTTTGATTCAGAAAATAAGGTCATCGGCCGAGGTAGTCACAAGCTAACAACAAAACTATCCGAAGATACGAAATCAAAGCAAGAGACCTTTAATGTTCCTCTCAGAATTTGGGATGATGTTTCCGCAATTAAGAAGTTGCGTGCAGGAATTTTATTAACTGAAGTTCGCACTGGAGTTAAAGGAAACCGCGTTACCGAGTCCGTTACTCACAGCATTCCCAAGTCGGCAAAGCCGCTGATTCTTGATGATGGAACCGCAGAGTCTCGTCGTAGTATAGCCGCATCTGGTCATGCTGTTCGATTTGATCGACCGACATCACGGCGATACCTCGAAGCCGTACAAATTTTCGCGGCACGCTACGGCACTCCTAAACCTCCGAAGGCTGACTTTTATGTCTATGTTCTGGACGAGAAACAAAAACTCATCGCCGAATTGACATTTCCTTATTCGACCATTGAGCGAGGTGATCTCAAATGGTATACGTTGCGTACTCCATCAATTGAATTGCCAGACGATTTCCACATCGCGCTCGCGTTCAACCCGCATCGAACAAAAGGTGTTTATCTGGGGCTCGATGACAGTCCTTCCAAAACAAGTTCTTTCACAGGCCTGCCAAATGATGGTTTCATCGCACTCGATAAGAACCAGAACTGGATGGTCCGTCCATTCATTGCCCCTAAAGCAACTGCGGATCTCGGGGAACGTCGTCTGGCCGATCGTCCTGCAGCTTCAACAGCCGATCCTTTCGCTGGATGCATAGAAGTTCATTCGGTCGCGGGAGCATCTGCTGGCAAACAGAGCTATGGTGGTTCTGGGCCTGCAATCGACATCAATATGGAGGAATTGGTTCCCCAAGATGTAGCTCTCGACAGCCTGCGTCTGAAAGGAATCCGCTTATACGCAAGTCGTTATGGATCCGGCTACGATCCGAAAAAAACAATGCTTGACATCTTAGTCGCTGACAAGGATGCAAAAACACAATGGTCACATTCATTTCCATTCTCTGATTTCGGATATCGAAAAAAATGGATTGATCTCGTGATTCCCGATCCTCCGCTTATTTCCGAACTTCTCGATCAGGGAAAACTAACATTGGGTCTTAACCCTCACGCGACTCAGTTCAAAGGCATCTATTTTCACTACATCAAGACAACAGGCAATAATGGCAGTGCACGCGGGATTGTTCCTGGAAAACGATACTTTGATGTATCCGGTAGGAAGTGGATGATCCGTGTGTTTTTGTCGAAGCAACCGTAA